A part of Rhinolophus ferrumequinum isolate MPI-CBG mRhiFer1 chromosome 11, mRhiFer1_v1.p, whole genome shotgun sequence genomic DNA contains:
- the AMPD3 gene encoding AMP deaminase 3 isoform X1 encodes MPRQFPKLNISEVDEQVRLLAEKVFAKVLREEDSKDALSLFTVPEDCPIGQKEAKERELQKELAEQKSVETAKRKKSFKMIRSQSLSLQMPTQQDWKGPPTASPALSPTSPVLQEATSQPMPAPYTVSEFQRVTISGDYCAGITVEDYEQAAKSLAKALMIREKYARLAYHHFPRTTAQYLGYQWADMAPPEEGCPDFHPPPLPQEDPYDLDDAPPNLGYLVRMQGGILFVYDNQKTLESQEPHNLPYPDLETYTMDMSHILALITDGPTKTYCHRRLNFLESKFSLHEMLNEMSEFKELKSNPHRDFYNVRKVDTHIHAAACMNQKHLLRFIKHTYQTEPDRIVAEKQGRKITLRQVFDSLHMDPYDLTVDSLDVHAGRQTFHRFDKFNSKYNPVGASELRDLYLKTENYLGGEYFARMVKEVARELEESKYQYSEPRLSIYGRSPDEWLNLARWFIQHKVYSPNMRWIIQVPRIYDIFRSKKLLPNFGKMLENIFLPLFEATVNPQDHRELHLFLKYVTGFDSVDDESKHSEHMFSDKSPSPDIWTSEQNPPYSYYLYYMYANIMVLNNLRRERGLSTFLFRPHCGEAGSITHLVSAFLTADNISHGLLLKKSPVLQYLYYLAQIPIAMSPLSNNSLFLEYSKNPLREFLHKGLHVSLSTDDPMQFHYTKEALMEEYAIAAQVWKLSTCDLCEIARNSVLQSGLSHQEKQKFLGQNYYKEGPEGNDIRKTNVAQIRMAFRHETLCNELSFLSDAMKSEEITALTK; translated from the exons ATGCCACGCCAATTCCCCAAGCTGAACATCTCTGAGGTGGATGAGCAAGTCCGGCTCCTGGCTGAGAAAGTGTTTGCTAAAGTGCTCCGAGAAGAGGACAGCAAAGATGCCTTATCCCTCTTCACTGTCCCCGAGGACTGCCCCATCGGGCAGAAGGAGGCCAAGGAGAGAGAGCTGCAGAAGGAGCTGGCGGAGCAGAAGTCTGTGGAGACTGCAAAAAG aaagaaaagtttCAAGATGATTCGGTCCCAGTCCCTGTCTCTGCAAATGCCAACGCAGCAAGACTGGAAGGGTCCCCCGACAGCCAGTCCAGCCTTGTCTCCCACAAGCCCTGTCCTCCAAGAAGCCACTTCCCAGCCCATGCCAGCGCCCTATACTGTGTCTGAGTTCCAGCGGGTCACCATCAGTGGAGATTACTGTGCCGGG ATCACTGTGGAAGACTATGAGCAGGCTGCCAAGAGCCTGGCCAAGGCCCTGATGATCCGGGAGAAGTACGCCCGGCTCGCCTATCACCACTTCCCACGGACCACGGCCCAGTACCTGGGTTATCAGTGGGCAGACATGGCACCTCCGGAAGAGGGCTGCCCAG ACTTccaccctcccccactgccccagGAAGACCCTTATGACCTGGATGATGCGCCCCCCAACTTGGGCTACCTGGTCCGCATGCAGGGCGGCATCCTCTTTGTGTATGATAACCAGAAGACACTGGAGAGCCAGGAGCCCCACAACCTGCCCTACCCCGACCTGGAGACCTACACGATGGACATGAGCCACATCCTGGCTCTTATCACGGATGGGCCCAC GAAAACATATTGTCACCGGCGACTGAACTTTCTGGAATCCAAGTTCAGCCTTCATGAGATGTTAAATGAAATGTCCGAGTTCAAAGAGTTGAAGAGTAACCCCCACCGAGACTTCTATAATGTGAGAAAG GTGGACACGCACATCCACGCAGCTGCCTGTATGAACCAGAAGCACTTGCTGCGCTTCATCAAGCACACATATCAGACGGAGCCCGACAGAATTGTGGCCGAGAAGCAGGGCCGGAAGATTACCCTGCGGCAGGTGTTTGACAGCCTGCACATGGACCCCTATGACCTCACTGTGGACTCTCTGGACGTCCACGCG GGCCGGCAGACATTCCATCGCTTTGATAAGTTCAACTCCAAATACAACCCTGtgggggccagtgagctgcgtgatctgtatttgaaaactgaaaactaccTGGGAGGAGAGTACTTTGCTCGGATGGTTAAG GAGGTGGCCCGGGAGCTGGAGGAGAGCAAGTACCAGTACTCAGAGCCACGGCTCTCCATCTACGGCCGCAGTCCTGATGAGTGGCTCAACCTCGCCCGCTGGTTCATCCAGCACAAGGTCTACTCACCCAACATGCGCTGGATCATCCAGGTGCCCCGGATCTA TGACATATTTAGGTCAAAGAAGCTGCTGCCAAACTTTGGGAAGATGCTGGAGAACATCTTCCTGCCCCTTTTTGAGGCCACAGTCAACCCCCAAGATCACCGAGAGCTTCACCTCTTCCTCAAATAT GTGACAGGATTTGACAGCGTGGATGATGAGTCCAAGCACAGCGAACACATGTTCTCGGACAAGAGCCCGAGCCCGGACATCTGGACCAGTGAGCAGAACCCGCCCTACAGCTACTACCTGTACTACATGTACGCCAACATCATGGTGCTAAACAACCTCCGCAG GGAACGAGGCCTGAGCACATTCCTGTTCCGGCCTCACTGTGGGGAGGCCGGCTCCATCACCCACCTGGTGTCTGCTTTCCTGACTGCCGACAACATTTCCCATGGGTTGCTCCTCAAGAAG AGTCCGGTGTTGCAGTATCTCTACTACCTTGCTCAGATCCCCATTGCCATGTCTCCTCTTAGCAACAACAGCCTGTTCCTCGAATATTCCAAAAACCCTCTGAGGGAATTTCTGCACAAGGGGCTGCATGTTTCTCTCTCCACCGATGACCCCATGCAGTTCCACTACACGAAG GAAGCACTTATGGAAGAATATGCAATTGCAGCTCAGGTGTGGAAGCTGAGCACGTGTGACCTGTGTGAAATCGCCAGGAACAGCGTGCTGCAGAGCGGCCTCTCACATCAG gaaaagcaaaaatttttgggacaaaattattataaagaagGACCTGAAGGAAATGATATTCGAAAGACAAATGTTGCTCAGATCCGGATGGCGTTCCGACACGAGACCTTATGCAATGAGCTCAGCTTCTTGTCCGATGCCATGAAATCAGAAGAGATCACAGCCCTGACCAAGTAG
- the AMPD3 gene encoding AMP deaminase 3 isoform X2 — protein sequence MSLCPEPAEMPRQFPKLNISEVDEQVRLLAEKVFAKVLREEDSKDALSLFTVPEDCPIGQKEAKERELQKELAEQKSVETAKRKKSFKMIRSQSLSLQMPTQQDWKGPPTASPALSPTSPVLQEATSQPMPAPYTVSEFQRVTISGDYCAGITVEDYEQAAKSLAKALMIREKYARLAYHHFPRTTAQYLGYQWADMAPPEEGCPDFHPPPLPQEDPYDLDDAPPNLGYLVRMQGGILFVYDNQKTLESQEPHNLPYPDLETYTMDMSHILALITDGPTKTYCHRRLNFLESKFSLHEMLNEMSEFKELKSNPHRDFYNVRKVDTHIHAAACMNQKHLLRFIKHTYQTEPDRIVAEKQGRKITLRQVFDSLHMDPYDLTVDSLDVHAGRQTFHRFDKFNSKYNPVGASELRDLYLKTENYLGGEYFARMVKEVARELEESKYQYSEPRLSIYGRSPDEWLNLARWFIQHKVYSPNMRWIIQVPRIYDIFRSKKLLPNFGKMLENIFLPLFEATVNPQDHRELHLFLKYVTGFDSVDDESKHSEHMFSDKSPSPDIWTSEQNPPYSYYLYYMYANIMVLNNLRRERGLSTFLFRPHCGEAGSITHLVSAFLTADNISHGLLLKKSPVLQYLYYLAQIPIAMSPLSNNSLFLEYSKNPLREFLHKGLHVSLSTDDPMQFHYTKEALMEEYAIAAQVWKLSTCDLCEIARNSVLQSGLSHQEKQKFLGQNYYKEGPEGNDIRKTNVAQIRMAFRHETLCNELSFLSDAMKSEEITALTK from the exons CCGAGATGCCACGCCAATTCCCCAAGCTGAACATCTCTGAGGTGGATGAGCAAGTCCGGCTCCTGGCTGAGAAAGTGTTTGCTAAAGTGCTCCGAGAAGAGGACAGCAAAGATGCCTTATCCCTCTTCACTGTCCCCGAGGACTGCCCCATCGGGCAGAAGGAGGCCAAGGAGAGAGAGCTGCAGAAGGAGCTGGCGGAGCAGAAGTCTGTGGAGACTGCAAAAAG aaagaaaagtttCAAGATGATTCGGTCCCAGTCCCTGTCTCTGCAAATGCCAACGCAGCAAGACTGGAAGGGTCCCCCGACAGCCAGTCCAGCCTTGTCTCCCACAAGCCCTGTCCTCCAAGAAGCCACTTCCCAGCCCATGCCAGCGCCCTATACTGTGTCTGAGTTCCAGCGGGTCACCATCAGTGGAGATTACTGTGCCGGG ATCACTGTGGAAGACTATGAGCAGGCTGCCAAGAGCCTGGCCAAGGCCCTGATGATCCGGGAGAAGTACGCCCGGCTCGCCTATCACCACTTCCCACGGACCACGGCCCAGTACCTGGGTTATCAGTGGGCAGACATGGCACCTCCGGAAGAGGGCTGCCCAG ACTTccaccctcccccactgccccagGAAGACCCTTATGACCTGGATGATGCGCCCCCCAACTTGGGCTACCTGGTCCGCATGCAGGGCGGCATCCTCTTTGTGTATGATAACCAGAAGACACTGGAGAGCCAGGAGCCCCACAACCTGCCCTACCCCGACCTGGAGACCTACACGATGGACATGAGCCACATCCTGGCTCTTATCACGGATGGGCCCAC GAAAACATATTGTCACCGGCGACTGAACTTTCTGGAATCCAAGTTCAGCCTTCATGAGATGTTAAATGAAATGTCCGAGTTCAAAGAGTTGAAGAGTAACCCCCACCGAGACTTCTATAATGTGAGAAAG GTGGACACGCACATCCACGCAGCTGCCTGTATGAACCAGAAGCACTTGCTGCGCTTCATCAAGCACACATATCAGACGGAGCCCGACAGAATTGTGGCCGAGAAGCAGGGCCGGAAGATTACCCTGCGGCAGGTGTTTGACAGCCTGCACATGGACCCCTATGACCTCACTGTGGACTCTCTGGACGTCCACGCG GGCCGGCAGACATTCCATCGCTTTGATAAGTTCAACTCCAAATACAACCCTGtgggggccagtgagctgcgtgatctgtatttgaaaactgaaaactaccTGGGAGGAGAGTACTTTGCTCGGATGGTTAAG GAGGTGGCCCGGGAGCTGGAGGAGAGCAAGTACCAGTACTCAGAGCCACGGCTCTCCATCTACGGCCGCAGTCCTGATGAGTGGCTCAACCTCGCCCGCTGGTTCATCCAGCACAAGGTCTACTCACCCAACATGCGCTGGATCATCCAGGTGCCCCGGATCTA TGACATATTTAGGTCAAAGAAGCTGCTGCCAAACTTTGGGAAGATGCTGGAGAACATCTTCCTGCCCCTTTTTGAGGCCACAGTCAACCCCCAAGATCACCGAGAGCTTCACCTCTTCCTCAAATAT GTGACAGGATTTGACAGCGTGGATGATGAGTCCAAGCACAGCGAACACATGTTCTCGGACAAGAGCCCGAGCCCGGACATCTGGACCAGTGAGCAGAACCCGCCCTACAGCTACTACCTGTACTACATGTACGCCAACATCATGGTGCTAAACAACCTCCGCAG GGAACGAGGCCTGAGCACATTCCTGTTCCGGCCTCACTGTGGGGAGGCCGGCTCCATCACCCACCTGGTGTCTGCTTTCCTGACTGCCGACAACATTTCCCATGGGTTGCTCCTCAAGAAG AGTCCGGTGTTGCAGTATCTCTACTACCTTGCTCAGATCCCCATTGCCATGTCTCCTCTTAGCAACAACAGCCTGTTCCTCGAATATTCCAAAAACCCTCTGAGGGAATTTCTGCACAAGGGGCTGCATGTTTCTCTCTCCACCGATGACCCCATGCAGTTCCACTACACGAAG GAAGCACTTATGGAAGAATATGCAATTGCAGCTCAGGTGTGGAAGCTGAGCACGTGTGACCTGTGTGAAATCGCCAGGAACAGCGTGCTGCAGAGCGGCCTCTCACATCAG gaaaagcaaaaatttttgggacaaaattattataaagaagGACCTGAAGGAAATGATATTCGAAAGACAAATGTTGCTCAGATCCGGATGGCGTTCCGACACGAGACCTTATGCAATGAGCTCAGCTTCTTGTCCGATGCCATGAAATCAGAAGAGATCACAGCCCTGACCAAGTAG